One Amorphoplanes digitatis genomic window carries:
- a CDS encoding alkaline phosphatase PhoX translates to MDRRTMLRATVVGAGTLALPFTAWSAAYGAPAQNAAGPYGPLQAADANGIALPAGFTSSIIARSRQAVPGTSYVWHDAPDGGAVIPNGTGWIYVSNSEVSAAAGGGASRILFSSTGAVVGASRILSGTNTNCAGGKTPWNTWLSCEEVTLGRVYETYPLGGTAVARPAMGRFKHEAAAADPVRQVIYLTEDETDGRFYRFIPTAWGDLSSGTLQVLRAGSATSGSFTWAAVPDPDGSPTATRRQVSGSKAFNGGEGCHYADDTVWFTTKGDNRVWQVNLLSGTYELAYDDSLVSPGTAPLTGVDNVTGTTAGDLYVAEDGGNMEICVITPDDTVSVFLRITGQSGSEITGPAFTPAGDRLYFSSQRGTSGSSSGGITYCVTGPFRR, encoded by the coding sequence ATGGATCGGCGAACGATGTTGCGGGCTACCGTCGTCGGCGCGGGAACGCTGGCCCTGCCGTTCACCGCCTGGTCGGCGGCGTACGGTGCACCGGCGCAGAACGCGGCGGGGCCGTACGGCCCGCTGCAAGCGGCCGACGCCAACGGCATCGCGCTGCCCGCCGGCTTCACCAGTTCGATAATCGCCCGCTCCCGGCAGGCGGTGCCCGGGACGTCGTATGTATGGCACGACGCGCCCGACGGCGGCGCGGTGATCCCGAACGGCACCGGCTGGATCTACGTGTCGAACTCCGAGGTGAGCGCGGCGGCCGGCGGCGGCGCCTCCCGGATCCTCTTCTCCTCCACCGGAGCCGTGGTGGGCGCCTCCCGGATCCTGTCCGGCACCAACACCAACTGCGCCGGCGGCAAGACACCATGGAACACCTGGCTGTCGTGCGAGGAGGTCACGCTGGGCCGGGTGTACGAGACGTACCCGCTGGGCGGTACGGCCGTGGCGCGCCCGGCGATGGGCCGGTTCAAGCACGAGGCCGCCGCCGCCGACCCCGTACGACAGGTGATCTACCTGACCGAGGACGAGACGGACGGGCGGTTCTACCGGTTCATACCCACCGCGTGGGGCGACCTGTCCTCGGGAACGCTCCAGGTGCTCCGCGCGGGCAGCGCGACCTCCGGGTCGTTCACCTGGGCGGCCGTACCGGATCCGGACGGTTCGCCGACGGCGACCCGCCGCCAGGTGTCGGGGTCGAAGGCGTTCAACGGCGGCGAGGGCTGCCACTACGCCGATGACACCGTCTGGTTCACCACCAAGGGCGACAACCGGGTCTGGCAGGTCAACCTGCTCAGCGGCACCTACGAGCTGGCCTACGACGACAGCCTGGTCAGCCCCGGCACCGCGCCGCTGACCGGCGTCGACAACGTCACCGGCACCACCGCCGGGGACCTGTACGTCGCGGAGGACGGCGGGAACATGGAGATCTGCGTGATCACCCCCGACGACACGGTGTCGGTGTTCCTGCGGATCACTGGTCAGAGCGGTTCCGAGATCACCGGACCGGCCTTCACCCCGGCCGGCGACCGGCTGTACTTCTCCTCGCAACGCGGCACCTCGGGCTCCTCCTCCGGCGGCATCACGTACTGCGTCACCGGGCCCTTCCGCCGATAG
- the tsaA gene encoding tRNA (N6-threonylcarbamoyladenosine(37)-N6)-methyltransferase TrmO — MAGFELNPVGRVESPLNDPATAPKQGDEGSPPAWLVFDPRYADALSDIRPGDPLLLLTWLDRADRGVLRVHPRDDRSRPLTGVFSTRSPDRPNPIGLHQVTVLEVGDLRLRVADLEALDGTPVLDVKPVLRPS; from the coding sequence ATGGCAGGTTTCGAGCTCAACCCGGTCGGCCGGGTCGAATCTCCGCTGAACGACCCGGCGACCGCGCCCAAGCAGGGCGACGAGGGGTCGCCGCCCGCCTGGCTGGTCTTCGATCCCCGGTACGCGGACGCCCTGAGCGACATCCGGCCGGGTGACCCGCTGCTGCTGCTCACGTGGCTGGACCGGGCCGACCGCGGCGTCCTGCGGGTGCACCCGCGTGACGACCGGTCCCGCCCGCTGACCGGGGTGTTCAGCACCCGTTCGCCGGACCGGCCCAACCCGATCGGCCTGCACCAGGTCACCGTGCTGGAGGTCGGCGACCTGCGCCTGCGGGTCGCCGACCTGGAGGCGCTCGACGGCACCCCCGTCCTCGACGTCAAGCCGGTTCTCAGGCCTTCCTGA
- a CDS encoding NAD(P)/FAD-dependent oxidoreductase, with the protein MTRKQMLGLMGATAAGTVASTLTGSAAEAAALEAADGLDAKHVIRRDVCVIGGGSAGTYLAVRLGDLGRSVAVVEARNRLGGHCETHHDPATGGTVDIGVVVFEDQPLVRSYFDRFGIELTTLAGFRGNTTYIDFRTGRRVDYTQPPPAALPEYYRVISQYGPIDTFFDLPDPVPQDLVAPFREFVAKHNVGSVVPLVFQYGQGIGDILDLPALYSINTFGQGVVKNILGGSFLTTAAHNNSLLYERATAHLGDDVLLDSQVLRVERSASGVQVLVATPDGPRLIVARKLVVTIPPLLRNFAGFDLDATERNVFGQFISGAYYTGVVRMSGLPAGVDLANAAADTAYQLPPLPGIYGIGPTGVPGLYNVKYGSTAPLPEGQVRRGIRADIERVAKAGTYPLVLDDLEVFKSHTPFELHVTPQAIAGGFYRRLNALQGRNRTFYSGASFNSHNSTRIWDAAEVLLPSIAA; encoded by the coding sequence ATGACACGCAAACAAATGCTCGGCCTGATGGGTGCGACGGCCGCCGGAACCGTTGCGAGCACGCTCACCGGGTCCGCGGCCGAGGCGGCCGCCCTGGAGGCCGCCGACGGCCTCGATGCGAAGCACGTGATCCGCCGCGACGTGTGCGTCATCGGCGGCGGCTCGGCCGGCACCTACCTCGCGGTGCGCCTCGGCGACCTCGGCCGGAGCGTCGCGGTGGTCGAGGCCAGGAACCGCCTCGGCGGGCACTGCGAGACGCACCACGACCCGGCGACCGGAGGCACCGTCGACATCGGCGTCGTCGTCTTCGAGGATCAGCCGCTGGTCCGCAGCTACTTCGACCGGTTCGGCATCGAACTCACCACGCTCGCCGGCTTTCGCGGCAACACCACCTACATCGACTTCCGTACCGGGCGCCGGGTCGACTACACCCAGCCGCCGCCCGCCGCCCTGCCCGAGTACTACCGGGTGATCAGCCAGTACGGCCCGATCGACACGTTCTTCGACCTGCCCGACCCCGTGCCGCAGGACCTGGTCGCCCCGTTCCGCGAGTTCGTCGCGAAACACAACGTCGGCTCGGTCGTTCCGCTCGTCTTCCAGTACGGCCAGGGCATCGGCGACATCCTCGACCTGCCCGCGCTCTACTCGATCAACACCTTCGGCCAGGGCGTCGTCAAGAACATCCTCGGCGGCAGCTTCCTCACCACCGCCGCGCACAACAACAGCCTGCTGTACGAGCGGGCCACCGCACACCTCGGCGACGACGTGCTGCTCGACTCGCAGGTGCTGCGGGTGGAGCGGTCCGCGTCCGGTGTGCAGGTGCTGGTCGCCACCCCGGACGGCCCGCGCCTGATCGTGGCCCGCAAGCTCGTCGTCACCATCCCGCCCCTGCTGCGCAACTTCGCCGGTTTCGACCTCGACGCGACCGAGCGCAACGTGTTCGGCCAGTTCATCAGCGGCGCCTACTACACCGGCGTGGTCCGCATGTCCGGCCTGCCCGCGGGCGTCGACCTGGCGAACGCGGCGGCGGACACGGCGTACCAGTTGCCGCCGTTGCCCGGCATCTACGGCATCGGCCCGACCGGCGTCCCGGGCCTGTACAACGTCAAGTACGGCAGCACGGCGCCGCTGCCGGAGGGCCAGGTCCGGCGCGGCATCCGGGCCGACATCGAGCGGGTGGCGAAGGCCGGGACCTACCCCCTGGTCCTCGATGACCTCGAGGTGTTCAAGAGCCACACCCCCTTCGAACTGCACGTCACTCCGCAGGCCATCGCGGGCGGCTTCTACCGCCGGCTGAACGCGCTGCAGGGCCGCAACCGCACCTTCTACTCGGGCGCGTCCTTCAACTCGCACAACTCGACCCGGATCTGGGACGCGGCCGAGGTGCTCCTGCCGTCCATCGCCGCCTGA
- a CDS encoding RDD family protein, with protein MTAPAAREYAGAVSRSIAYALDAVIVTLVYSGGVLIAMLIAAFIGSRTRELAHAVAVSYLLILPALLAIYCALFWALAGRTPGMAVLGLRVVASRERPLSWLSALIRALVLAYFPLGAAWALVDARHQAIHDKLARTLVIRVPVPTPAGSTARGTPPFG; from the coding sequence ATGACCGCTCCCGCCGCCCGCGAATACGCCGGCGCGGTGAGCAGATCGATCGCGTACGCGCTGGACGCCGTCATCGTCACGCTGGTCTACAGCGGGGGCGTCCTGATCGCGATGCTGATCGCGGCGTTCATCGGCAGCCGGACCCGGGAGCTGGCACACGCGGTCGCCGTGTCGTACCTGCTGATCCTGCCGGCCCTGCTCGCGATCTACTGCGCGCTCTTCTGGGCGCTGGCCGGCCGGACACCCGGCATGGCGGTACTCGGGCTGCGGGTGGTCGCCTCCCGGGAACGGCCGCTGTCCTGGCTGTCGGCCCTGATCCGCGCGCTGGTGCTGGCGTACTTCCCGCTCGGCGCGGCCTGGGCCCTGGTGGACGCCCGCCACCAGGCGATACACGACAAGCTGGCCCGTACTCTGGTGATCCGGGTGCCGGTGCCGACCCCGGCCGGATCGACGGCTCGGGGTACGCCGCCCTTCGGGTGA
- a CDS encoding LPXTG cell wall anchor domain-containing protein, translating into MVTLIRRGVAAVAVSVLGAMFFAGPATAAPPTSSDETVSLHEETSIRTAAPGGYIAYVIETGKRTGGVAQNRTVVLELPDGVTYRTSESYPTNGVPCVADAAKRTVTCKTKEALAFASWRVETDVAAGVPQGDYITTKATLTTEIPDPQPANNVAALKVFITAGGEVSVAVQAPKGPWQVGSKFDATFSIHNAGPYRTPVRFHSGLLRGLRSDGWPKGCTAEHGQMWCYDFIVIDAGKTFSFTVHFEVGEYDKNGARLNPQLNLVAPDADLTNNEAAYRAEIIKPSASPTPTGGTGGGGPTLPITGTATTPLALAGLVLLLAGAAAILLTRRRVRKA; encoded by the coding sequence GTGGTCACGTTGATTCGACGCGGTGTAGCGGCGGTCGCCGTCTCCGTACTCGGTGCCATGTTCTTCGCCGGGCCGGCGACCGCCGCACCACCCACCAGTTCCGACGAGACCGTGAGCCTCCACGAGGAGACCTCGATCAGGACGGCGGCGCCCGGCGGTTACATCGCCTACGTGATCGAGACGGGCAAGCGCACCGGCGGCGTGGCACAGAACCGGACGGTCGTGCTGGAACTGCCCGACGGCGTCACGTACCGCACCTCCGAGAGCTACCCGACGAACGGCGTGCCCTGCGTGGCGGACGCCGCCAAGCGGACGGTGACCTGCAAGACCAAGGAGGCGCTGGCGTTCGCTTCCTGGCGGGTCGAGACCGACGTCGCCGCCGGCGTGCCGCAGGGCGACTACATCACCACCAAGGCCACCCTGACCACCGAGATACCGGACCCCCAGCCGGCGAACAACGTCGCCGCCCTGAAGGTCTTCATCACCGCCGGCGGCGAGGTGTCGGTCGCCGTGCAGGCGCCGAAGGGTCCCTGGCAGGTCGGATCGAAGTTCGACGCCACGTTCAGCATCCACAACGCCGGCCCGTACCGCACCCCGGTCCGGTTCCACTCGGGCCTGCTGCGCGGCCTGCGTTCCGACGGCTGGCCCAAGGGCTGCACCGCCGAGCACGGCCAGATGTGGTGCTACGACTTCATCGTGATCGATGCGGGCAAGACCTTCTCGTTCACGGTGCACTTCGAGGTCGGCGAGTACGACAAGAACGGCGCGCGGCTCAACCCGCAGCTCAACCTGGTCGCGCCGGACGCGGACCTGACCAACAACGAGGCGGCCTACCGGGCCGAGATCATCAAGCCGTCCGCGTCGCCGACGCCGACCGGCGGCACCGGCGGCGGCGGGCCCACCCTGCCGATCACCGGCACCGCCACGACGCCGCTGGCCCTCGCCGGCCTGGTCCTGCTCCTCGCGGGCGCGGCCGCGATCCTGCTGACCCGCCGCCGCGTCAGGAAGGCCTGA